One window from the genome of Gammaproteobacteria bacterium encodes:
- a CDS encoding M42 family metallopeptidase, with the protein MTPAIDFLEHLLNAPGPSGFEVQAARVWRQRAEGFADRVWTDVTGNSFASVNPEGRPRVMMAGHIDEIGLQITHIDKDGFLYFDTIGGWDAQVLVGQRVRILGGAGEVPGVIGKKPIHLMKASDRTKASKVRDLWIDVGAGDRDAAGELGLRVGDSAVVAASLVRLAGDRIASRAIDNRIGAYVVLEALRRLAESPGPAGAVAVATVQEEIGYSGGGARPSAYSVDPDVALVVDVTFSTDAPDINKKELGEHKLGGGPVLSRGSAAHPVVFDRLARVAEAEGISYSIQAAPRATRTDADGIHLVRTGVPTGLVSVPNRYMHSPNEIVSTSDLDAAANLLAAFVRSLGDGEDFTPR; encoded by the coding sequence ATGACCCCGGCGATCGATTTCCTCGAACACCTTCTCAACGCTCCCGGCCCCTCGGGCTTCGAGGTGCAGGCCGCGCGCGTGTGGCGGCAGCGCGCCGAAGGCTTCGCGGATCGCGTCTGGACCGACGTGACCGGAAACTCCTTCGCGTCGGTGAATCCGGAGGGCAGGCCGCGGGTGATGATGGCCGGGCACATCGACGAGATCGGCCTGCAGATCACCCACATCGACAAGGACGGCTTCCTCTACTTCGACACCATCGGCGGATGGGACGCGCAGGTGCTGGTGGGCCAGCGGGTGCGCATCCTCGGCGGCGCCGGGGAAGTGCCCGGGGTCATCGGCAAGAAGCCGATTCACCTGATGAAGGCATCGGACCGGACCAAGGCGAGCAAGGTCCGTGATCTGTGGATCGACGTGGGGGCCGGCGACCGCGACGCAGCCGGGGAGCTCGGGCTGCGGGTGGGAGACTCGGCGGTCGTGGCCGCATCGCTGGTAAGGCTCGCCGGCGACCGCATCGCTTCGCGCGCGATCGACAACCGCATCGGCGCCTACGTGGTGCTGGAAGCGCTGCGCAGGCTGGCTGAATCCCCGGGTCCCGCAGGTGCGGTGGCGGTTGCCACGGTGCAGGAGGAGATCGGCTATTCGGGAGGAGGGGCGCGCCCCAGCGCCTATTCCGTGGATCCGGATGTGGCGCTGGTCGTCGATGTCACGTTCAGCACCGATGCTCCGGACATCAACAAGAAGGAACTGGGCGAGCACAAGCTGGGGGGCGGACCGGTGCTGAGCCGGGGTTCCGCAGCGCACCCAGTGGTGTTCGACCGTCTGGCCCGGGTCGCCGAGGCCGAAGGCATCTCCTACAGCATCCAGGCGGCCCCGCGCGCCACCCGCACCGACGCGGACGGCATCCACCTGGTGCGCACCGGGGTCCCAACCGGGCTGGTGTCGGTTCCCAACCGCTACATGCACTCGCCCAACGAGATCGTCAGCACCAGCGACCTGGACGCCGCCGCGAACCTGCTCGCCGCCTTCGTGCGCAGCCTGGGCGACGGGGAGGACTTCACGCCGAGGTAG
- a CDS encoding FxsA family protein gives MSILSRLALIFVAVPLLELFLLIRLGGAIGLLPTLSLCVLTGVAGAWLARREGLRALWSFQQRLARGGVPGRALMDGLCILLGGALLLTPGLLTDVVGFSLLLPPSRRWIQKRIQRRIERQLADGSLRVTTIGGFPGAGGARSGAGGAHRGAGGAQSGAGGAQPGASGASAGAGGASAGAGGASAGAGGASGWGLGTRRGPFGADAGSDDEAPRSRPGEIIQEKRRNH, from the coding sequence ATGTCGATACTGTCCAGGCTCGCGCTCATCTTCGTGGCGGTCCCGCTGCTCGAACTCTTCCTCCTGATCCGTCTCGGGGGCGCGATCGGACTTTTGCCCACGCTGTCGCTTTGTGTGCTCACGGGAGTTGCGGGGGCGTGGCTGGCGCGCCGCGAGGGGCTGCGCGCGCTTTGGTCGTTCCAGCAGCGGCTGGCTCGGGGCGGCGTACCCGGGCGGGCGCTGATGGACGGGCTCTGCATCCTGCTGGGAGGCGCGCTCCTGCTCACCCCGGGGCTGCTCACCGATGTCGTCGGGTTCTCGCTGCTGCTGCCCCCGAGCCGGCGCTGGATCCAGAAGCGGATTCAGCGCCGCATCGAGCGCCAACTGGCCGACGGGTCGCTGCGGGTGACCACCATTGGCGGGTTTCCGGGAGCCGGCGGGGCGCGGTCTGGCGCTGGAGGAGCGCATCGGGGCGCCGGTGGCGCGCAATCGGGTGCGGGCGGGGCGCAACCGGGCGCGAGCGGGGCGTCGGCAGGTGCGGGCGGGGCGTCGGCAGGTGCGGGCGGGGCGTCGGCAGGTGCGGGCGGGGCGTCCGGATGGGGATTGGGGACCAGGCGTGGACCCTTCGGGGCCGACGCGGGCTCCGATGACGAGGCGCCGCGATCCCGCCCAGGCGAAATCATCCAGGAAAAGCGACGCAACCATTGA
- a CDS encoding 4-hydroxy-3-methylbut-2-enyl diphosphate reductase produces the protein MEQTYFRKGFGLKTQVKPIIDAEYHSQLVDRIRARGYTDVFGDITVRLAQEFGFCYGVDRAIDYAYETVTKFPGRNIYLVGEIIHNPHVNQRMREMGIRFLYPRENQSFDFSHLTPRDVVLIPAFGVTRHDFSTLREIGCLLVDTTCGSVLNVWKRVERYARDGFTAIVHGKYTHEESRATASQVTLYDGGKYLIVRNMEEAELVCAYIAHRPGSMSTAEFKEHFRDKATPGFDPELDLSKVGVANQTTMLANESLAIAARIRKAMVEGHGEEYASERFRSFDTICSATQERQDAVEAMMSQPPDVMIVIGGYNSSNTNHLAAMCRQYTVTYHVEDAVCIDTTTGLVRHKPELDPHAAEVVARDWLPEGPFELGITAGASTPNNKIGEALARVLAIRGELPTEEAADQAGNGTRVPRVLPQAGSRSASP, from the coding sequence ATGGAGCAGACCTACTTCCGGAAGGGGTTCGGCCTGAAAACCCAGGTCAAACCCATCATCGACGCCGAGTACCACTCGCAGCTCGTGGATCGCATCCGCGCCCGCGGCTACACCGACGTCTTCGGCGACATCACCGTGCGTCTGGCGCAGGAGTTCGGGTTCTGCTACGGGGTCGACCGCGCCATCGACTACGCGTACGAGACCGTGACCAAGTTTCCCGGCAGGAACATCTACCTGGTCGGGGAGATCATCCACAACCCGCATGTGAACCAGCGCATGCGCGAGATGGGCATCCGCTTCCTCTATCCGCGCGAGAACCAGAGCTTCGACTTCTCGCACCTCACGCCCAGGGATGTGGTGCTGATTCCGGCGTTCGGCGTTACGCGCCACGACTTCAGCACGCTGCGCGAGATCGGCTGCCTGCTGGTGGATACCACGTGCGGCTCGGTGCTGAATGTGTGGAAGCGGGTCGAGCGGTACGCGCGCGACGGCTTCACGGCCATCGTGCACGGCAAGTACACGCACGAGGAGTCCCGCGCGACCGCGTCCCAGGTCACGCTGTACGACGGCGGCAAGTACCTGATCGTGCGCAACATGGAGGAGGCGGAGCTGGTGTGCGCCTACATCGCGCACCGTCCCGGGAGCATGTCGACCGCAGAGTTCAAGGAGCACTTCCGCGACAAGGCCACGCCCGGATTCGACCCGGAGCTGGACCTGAGCAAGGTCGGAGTGGCGAACCAGACCACCATGCTGGCCAACGAGTCGCTGGCAATCGCCGCAAGAATTCGCAAGGCGATGGTGGAGGGACACGGAGAGGAGTACGCCAGCGAGCGGTTTCGCTCATTCGACACCATCTGCTCGGCAACCCAGGAGCGGCAGGATGCGGTGGAGGCGATGATGTCGCAGCCGCCGGACGTGATGATCGTGATCGGCGGCTACAACTCGTCGAACACCAACCATCTGGCCGCCATGTGCCGCCAGTATACCGTGACCTACCACGTCGAGGATGCGGTGTGTATCGACACGACGACGGGCCTGGTGCGCCACAAGCCCGAACTCGACCCGCACGCCGCCGAGGTGGTCGCCCGTGACTGGCTCCCGGAGGGTCCCTTCGAGCTAGGCATCACGGCCGGCGCCTCCACCCCGAACAACAAGATCGGCGAGGCGCTGGCGCGCGTGCTGGCGATCCGGGGGGAGTTGCCGACAGAAGAAGCGGCTGACCAGGCCGGCAACGGTACACGCGTGCCGAGGGTGCTGCCGCAGGCCGGGAGCCGTTCGGCCTCTCCCTAG
- the lpdA gene encoding dihydrolipoyl dehydrogenase has product MTDAEKNFDVIVIGSGPGGYVAAIRAAQLGLSAACVEYEELGGVCLNVGCIPTKALLSSALLVGQLKKAKQHGIMLGEMGVDLGPAQKRSRNVASRLVRGIGHLFKKNGVTHIKGYGRLAGGGTVEVRGEDGESQRYHGRNVIIATGSRPRDIPVLVIDGERIWSSTHALFQADAPGHLVIVGAGAVGIEFADIYDAYGSKVTVVEMLDRILPVEDEEVSEAVAKSYKRRGMKILTSTALQNTEIHDGGVRLTVKDGDGEERVLEADYVLSAVGRVPNIEDIGLDRAGVATTSDGFVEVNEHMETSVPGIFAIGDCAGPPLLAHKGSHEGIVAVEHIAGAGHGTVDYGNIPNCTYCHPEVASVGLTEAQAREAGHDIEVGRFPWVGNGRALAAGDSEGFLKVIRDTRYSEILGAHIVGPGATELIAEFVVGRHLEATVEEMEKAMHPHPTLSEAVAEGALSALGRAIHI; this is encoded by the coding sequence GTGACCGACGCCGAAAAGAATTTCGACGTGATCGTCATCGGCAGCGGCCCGGGCGGCTACGTCGCGGCCATCCGCGCGGCCCAGCTCGGGCTGAGCGCGGCCTGCGTCGAGTACGAGGAGCTGGGCGGGGTTTGCCTGAACGTGGGCTGCATTCCCACCAAGGCCCTGCTCTCCAGCGCGCTGCTGGTCGGCCAGTTGAAGAAGGCGAAGCAGCACGGCATCATGCTGGGCGAGATGGGGGTGGATCTGGGGCCCGCCCAGAAGCGCAGCCGCAACGTCGCCTCGCGGCTGGTGCGCGGCATCGGCCATCTGTTCAAGAAGAACGGCGTTACCCACATCAAGGGCTACGGCCGGCTGGCCGGAGGAGGCACCGTCGAGGTGCGCGGCGAGGACGGAGAATCGCAGCGCTACCACGGACGCAACGTCATCATCGCCACCGGTTCCCGGCCCCGCGACATCCCCGTCCTCGTCATCGACGGCGAGCGCATCTGGTCGTCCACGCACGCCCTCTTCCAGGCCGACGCCCCCGGGCACCTGGTCATCGTGGGCGCGGGCGCCGTGGGCATCGAGTTCGCGGACATTTACGACGCCTACGGCTCGAAGGTCACGGTGGTGGAGATGCTCGACCGCATTCTTCCCGTCGAGGATGAAGAGGTCTCGGAGGCCGTGGCGAAGAGCTACAAGCGGCGGGGGATGAAGATCCTCACCAGCACGGCCCTCCAGAACACCGAAATCCACGACGGCGGCGTCCGGCTGACGGTAAAGGACGGCGACGGGGAAGAGCGGGTCCTCGAGGCCGACTACGTCCTTTCCGCCGTCGGGCGCGTCCCCAACATCGAGGACATCGGGCTGGACAGGGCCGGGGTGGCCACCACCAGCGACGGTTTCGTCGAGGTCAACGAGCACATGGAGACCAGCGTGCCCGGCATCTTCGCGATCGGCGACTGCGCCGGCCCGCCCCTGCTCGCCCACAAGGGTTCACACGAGGGCATCGTGGCCGTGGAGCACATCGCCGGAGCCGGACACGGGACCGTCGACTACGGCAACATCCCCAACTGCACCTACTGCCACCCCGAAGTGGCGTCCGTGGGGCTCACGGAGGCCCAGGCCCGAGAAGCCGGACACGACATCGAGGTGGGCAGGTTCCCGTGGGTGGGCAACGGGCGCGCGCTGGCCGCCGGCGACTCGGAGGGATTCCTGAAGGTGATCCGCGACACGCGCTACTCGGAGATCCTGGGCGCGCACATCGTGGGTCCGGGCGCCACCGAACTCATCGCCGAGTTCGTGGTGGGACGCCACCTTGAGGCGACCGTCGAGGAGATGGAGAAGGCGATGCACCCGCACCCGACCCTCTCCGAGGCCGTGGCGGAAGGCGCGCTGTCAGCGCTGGGAAGGGCGATTCACATCTAG
- a CDS encoding DUF305 domain-containing protein, producing the protein MRLHLSVLPAFLALYLGSPALSLVGSPPPAQASAGAVSAGFSHVCTLGGGGAASCWGTNAYGQLGDGGTVDRAEPAPVSGGLSFQSISVGHGHACGVTADGAVHCWGRNGYGELGDGSTTNRAEPVRAAGDVTFEAVAAGTNHTCALTGDGEAYCWGLNSSAQLGVTAGTPSLEPVRVPVDTEFESITAGVDHTCALAGNGRATCWGSNDMGELGDSTRALGSAQPGEVDGPRYDVLSAGSNRTCGVTGGGDAYCWGNNNYGVLGDGTEERRGGPTEVAGGHDFSTISAGGVHTCALNDDGEAYCWGLNTFGQLGDGSTDNALEPVAVAGGHTFESISSGNYGTCALTAAGEVYCWGRVAGMAGYEEGEGSMTEPTLVGGGSSSGETGAAGTADAAPDAADNGRDWAALAASFGGLSAQTPVRTVQPGAPGEATRVLEPGELDGTELPLHTEADLRFMRGMIPHHAQALDMVELLRDRTSNPRLHRLALRIEISQKGEIAMMERWLRERGEDAPAGMAHHGHDGMMELMPGMLTPEQMAQLAEARAAEFDRLFLEFMISHHEGALVMVEALFASPGAGQGSAIYHFASDVEADQEMEIRRMRALLESGG; encoded by the coding sequence ATGCGGCTGCACCTGAGTGTTCTCCCGGCTTTTCTCGCCTTGTACCTCGGATCGCCCGCCCTCTCCCTTGTGGGCAGTCCCCCTCCGGCCCAGGCCAGCGCGGGCGCGGTTTCGGCCGGCTTCAGCCATGTGTGCACCCTGGGAGGCGGCGGGGCGGCAAGCTGCTGGGGCACCAACGCCTACGGGCAACTGGGCGACGGGGGCACCGTCGACCGCGCCGAGCCGGCCCCGGTGTCCGGCGGCTTGAGCTTTCAGTCGATCTCGGTCGGGCACGGGCACGCCTGCGGCGTGACGGCCGACGGTGCCGTCCACTGCTGGGGCAGAAACGGGTACGGCGAGCTGGGTGACGGCTCCACCACCAACCGCGCCGAACCGGTGCGCGCGGCCGGAGATGTGACCTTCGAAGCGGTGGCGGCCGGCACCAACCACACCTGCGCGCTCACCGGCGACGGCGAGGCGTACTGCTGGGGGCTGAACAGCTCGGCGCAACTGGGCGTGACGGCGGGCACCCCGAGCCTCGAACCGGTCCGGGTTCCGGTGGACACCGAGTTCGAGTCGATTACCGCCGGCGTCGACCACACCTGCGCGCTGGCCGGAAACGGACGGGCCACCTGCTGGGGCTCGAACGACATGGGCGAACTGGGCGACAGCACCCGCGCCCTGGGCTCGGCGCAGCCGGGCGAGGTGGACGGTCCGAGATACGACGTGCTCTCCGCGGGGAGCAACCGCACCTGCGGGGTCACCGGTGGCGGCGACGCGTATTGCTGGGGCAACAACAACTACGGGGTGTTGGGGGACGGCACCGAGGAGCGCCGGGGCGGCCCCACTGAGGTGGCCGGCGGGCACGACTTCTCCACCATCTCCGCCGGCGGTGTGCACACCTGCGCGCTCAACGACGATGGCGAGGCGTACTGCTGGGGCCTGAACACCTTCGGCCAACTGGGCGACGGCTCGACCGACAACGCGCTGGAGCCGGTCGCGGTCGCGGGGGGGCACACCTTCGAGTCGATCTCGTCGGGCAATTACGGCACCTGCGCGCTGACCGCCGCGGGCGAGGTCTACTGCTGGGGCCGGGTGGCCGGAATGGCCGGCTACGAGGAGGGCGAGGGGTCGATGACCGAGCCCACGCTCGTGGGCGGCGGGTCGTCTTCCGGTGAGACGGGCGCCGCGGGGACCGCAGACGCTGCTCCGGACGCGGCGGACAATGGCCGCGACTGGGCTGCGCTGGCCGCATCCTTCGGCGGCCTCTCCGCGCAGACCCCCGTGCGGACGGTCCAGCCCGGAGCCCCCGGTGAGGCCACGCGCGTGCTCGAGCCGGGCGAACTCGACGGCACCGAGCTTCCTCTGCACACGGAAGCCGATCTTCGCTTCATGCGCGGGATGATCCCGCATCACGCCCAGGCGCTGGACATGGTGGAGCTGCTCCGCGACCGCACGTCCAACCCGCGGCTGCATCGTCTGGCTCTGCGTATCGAGATCTCGCAGAAGGGCGAGATCGCGATGATGGAGCGCTGGCTGCGCGAGCGGGGCGAGGACGCCCCTGCGGGCATGGCGCACCACGGACACGACGGCATGATGGAGCTCATGCCGGGGATGCTCACGCCGGAGCAGATGGCGCAATTGGCAGAGGCGCGCGCCGCCGAATTCGACCGCCTCTTCCTCGAGTTCATGATCAGCCACCACGAGGGCGCGCTGGTCATGGTCGAGGCATTGTTCGCGAGCCCGGGCGCGGGACAGGGGTCCGCCATCTACCACTTCGCGTCGGATGTGGAGGCGGACCAGGAGATGGAGATCCGGCGCATGCGCGCGCTGCTGGAGAGCGGCGGCTGA
- a CDS encoding VCBS repeat-containing protein, producing the protein MRAALALVASIVLACAEPGNQRETSATGSPSPAAEGASLPTALWHDATDELLPATGEWTNKVELADIDGDGRIDLLFANGGNYSEPGEPELNRAFANRGPGQPFEEVTGRVFGATPDLARVIKARDFDGDGDTDIFVGATYQTRSRLYMGTGGAFEERTATHLPQLPLSLGDAEPGDVDLDGDLDLVLADWGPGNNMTNEGGRTRLWLNDGTGRFTDATEGRMPVTLVRFSWDLELVDVDNDFDLDVLVSCKRCAGSLLFRNDGAGTFEEDPRGLPQYTNNYEFEAMDLNGDGFLDLVTINDGEIVGERGSRRREHVFRNDREGRFVDATDAWWPTSENIGEDDNVVAFLDFDSDYDVDFLIGSLSGPDRLLINDGTGRLRVATDVFTGAETPGTLGMAIADLDGDGRIDVVQSQGEHPTAIQERIFLGRGLDAYNAIPVVGQPLTVPDADSALVMIRIHERKSPLLAAEWESVEVTWESADGEGTVAMRWYGEYLWRARIPLDARPSVIDARAVSGGRTRTQIFHPGQGAS; encoded by the coding sequence ATGAGGGCAGCCCTCGCGCTCGTTGCGAGCATCGTTCTCGCCTGCGCGGAGCCGGGCAATCAGCGCGAGACTTCCGCGACCGGCTCCCCGTCGCCCGCGGCCGAAGGCGCATCCCTCCCCACCGCCCTCTGGCACGACGCCACCGACGAACTCCTGCCCGCCACCGGCGAGTGGACCAACAAGGTCGAGCTGGCCGACATCGACGGGGACGGGCGGATCGATCTGCTGTTCGCGAACGGGGGCAACTATTCCGAGCCGGGTGAGCCCGAACTGAACCGCGCGTTCGCCAATCGCGGCCCGGGCCAGCCCTTCGAGGAGGTGACGGGCCGGGTGTTCGGCGCCACGCCGGACCTCGCGCGGGTGATCAAAGCGCGCGACTTCGACGGCGACGGGGATACCGACATCTTCGTCGGGGCGACCTACCAGACCCGGAGCCGTCTGTACATGGGGACGGGTGGCGCCTTCGAGGAGCGGACCGCGACCCACCTCCCACAGCTCCCGCTCAGTCTGGGCGATGCCGAGCCCGGGGACGTCGACCTGGACGGCGACCTCGACCTGGTGCTGGCGGACTGGGGCCCCGGCAACAACATGACCAACGAGGGCGGCCGCACGCGCCTCTGGCTGAACGACGGCACGGGCCGCTTCACCGACGCCACCGAGGGCCGCATGCCCGTGACCCTGGTCCGCTTCTCGTGGGACCTCGAGCTGGTGGACGTCGACAACGACTTCGACCTGGACGTGCTGGTGTCGTGCAAGCGCTGCGCGGGCAGCCTGCTCTTCCGCAACGACGGCGCCGGCACCTTCGAGGAAGATCCGCGCGGGCTGCCGCAGTACACCAACAACTATGAATTCGAGGCGATGGACCTCAACGGCGACGGTTTCCTCGACCTCGTGACCATCAACGACGGGGAAATCGTCGGAGAACGCGGCTCGCGCCGCCGCGAACACGTCTTCCGCAACGACCGCGAAGGCCGATTCGTGGACGCCACGGACGCCTGGTGGCCCACCTCGGAGAACATCGGGGAGGACGACAACGTGGTCGCCTTCCTGGACTTCGATTCCGACTACGACGTCGACTTCCTGATCGGCTCGCTGAGCGGGCCCGACCGCCTGCTGATCAACGATGGAACCGGCCGGCTGCGCGTGGCGACCGACGTGTTCACCGGCGCGGAAACACCCGGCACGCTCGGCATGGCCATCGCCGACCTGGACGGCGACGGCCGCATCGACGTGGTGCAGTCCCAGGGCGAGCACCCCACGGCCATACAGGAGCGCATCTTCCTGGGGCGGGGGCTCGACGCCTACAACGCGATTCCCGTCGTGGGTCAGCCGCTGACCGTGCCGGACGCCGACAGCGCCCTGGTCATGATCCGCATCCACGAGCGCAAGAGCCCGCTGCTCGCGGCGGAGTGGGAATCCGTCGAAGTGACGTGGGAATCCGCAGACGGCGAAGGGACGGTAGCGATGCGCTGGTACGGCGAATACCTCTGGCGGGCCCGCATTCCGCTGGACGCGAGGCCATCGGTCATTGACGCGAGGGCTGTGTCCGGAGGACGGACGCGCACGCAGATCTTCCATCCCGGCCAGGGAGCGTCCTGA